Genomic segment of Macrobrachium rosenbergii isolate ZJJX-2024 unplaced genomic scaffold, ASM4041242v1 13909, whole genome shotgun sequence:
CAGTCTCGGCCTCCTGGTCCccgccgcagccgccctgatcgctctgTCGATGCTGTGACTTCAATGACACTCATTCATGCATTAGCCCCGCCTTCCGAACAGCCACGTAGCCCTGCATctaatgtcctgatcgtgcccgctttctttctcctagtggtcgtgcccgccactgtgttcctgcctgctgccaTCCCAGAAGACGGGCGTGAAGGGAAgcgaagtcgccttgtggaagtgacgctCCTGGCCGCTGCACAGCTCCTGCTCTCCAACCTTTGCCGTAGCCCTGCAtcgctgtcctgatcattcccgCTGCTCCTGGCGGTCGTGGCCCGGTCCGCCTCGCAAGGCTCCTGCTAGCTGCCCCAGAGTTACGgcgtccgccatcctgtagaagatgtcagcgtGAAGATTtagaagtggtcctgttgaggtgattttcctggccgttgcagtagctcctgcctccGATCTGCTGCGCAGCTCCGGCATCAGGCtggtcctgatcatgcttctcccgCGCTCCATAGTTCTGCCGGACTACCCTGAGGTTACGACAGCCGCTTCCACCATCCCAGAAGATGTGgggagtggagatgaaggaagctgtcctgtggaagtagccgccgccttcttcatcttatcttcggaTTCGCTCTTCTGCCGcgctcttccttcctctcccgaggtcctggaGGTCCTCGAGAATCGGCAGACCTTCAATGGGCCGGGCAaaggatgctgcttcttccccttgatgcccttggacatttaGGACCGCCTCCTTTCCGAGGAGTGCGTGGGTCTCGGTTCTTCCGACCTTCTCGGGTTAGGAACCGATCGCATAGCCGTGGTTTTGTGTTCGAAAAAGCCGCGGGCGCCGCACCTCAGTTTATGCCTCGTTTCTCGAaggtcttagaggttccgccaaGATGGGGGGTTGCTTCGGCGCTGTCAAGGAAGCCGCTTCGAGTGCTCAGACTATGGAATATCGAgcatcccgatctggtctggagagattttcctggcccagttcgggagcagtgcgagaaagggccgaggcacccaggtgtctcggttctcttcctgccagcaccgggCAAGCGcctcccgagtgtttgccagtgctcggtcggaaATTTTCGAAGCCTGGTGTCCAAccctctcggttcgaacaccagaagaagcaaggaagagattccactttgggagtcctgcggacTTCCAAGGACTGACACTCTCCGAAGACGTTGGCCGattcgcattttcctgtgggatctggCGCTGGGTCATGAGCACGCCTCTCGAGGGCTATTCTGTCAGTCttgaagtctgcatctaagactggttctgctTGGCTCTTTAATCGGCTAGGTAACAAAGCAGCCGccccgattttcggaagtctctcGTGGGTAGCTCCGAATTTATGAATCACGCAGCGCCTCCCCACGCAGAGGCATAGGACGAAAGtgtcgagacacccaggtgtctgggctgccgagacacccaggtgtctgggttgCCGAcgccaggtagacacccaggtgtctggccGTCGGTGACACCCAGGTGCCTGGTTGCcggacgcccaggtagacaccaggtgtctggttgccgggacgccccaGGCCCGGCTTCGCTGGGACACCCAGGCAAGTCTACTGccgacacccaggtgtctggtcgctgacacccaggtgtcggtgtaccgcgacgccaggtgttcccgattctgcccgccagctgcttcggttgctcggggggcttcgttcttgtgtctcgaactttagggttcgagcatgcaagatagcagacacagaattcccctatgagccttcttctcgaggggccttggcctcggtttcggcctcgaaggagtttagagttcgggaaactagcaattgttcacagcagatcagtctggcctgcccagttatgagtctggctctggctcgctcgacttggcttgccaggactggctcggctcgaccgacatggcttgccagactggctcgctCGACGGACtcgcttgccagactggcttggctcgctTCGCCGGGCTTCCatccgcctgcctcccagtctgccgtGATAACGACCAGCTGGATCGcctgatcggctcggctcggctcgccctaccggttttttccgattcgggttctcgtgGTATGCTCGAAAGTgaatttttgctcttcccaggaaagcactttgccacggcataggtgTTCttcccgtgtggcagtaatctccttcggttgattattacCACGGTCCGCCcctcctgcttatcattctggcaggacaggtagggctactcttttctcctcacctgttctcctcCTTCGTTGTTCCGAGGAGCGAGATCGGATAGAGAGAGTctgacgaaattttctttcggagttcggcttTGCCTTGGCGTGCTTTGCACGGGTCCCCGATTCTCTGTgatataaccaggtagctgagaagggtttcatgggatctgtcaaggtctcctccaAGGGGAGAAGTACAGGGGTTTCACGTGATCGAACAGCTTGCAGGGTCTTCCTCTTCGCTAGCGATCGCCTGTTCTCGGGAACTTCGCTGATCTGCcggcgcgaggatccctgggAGAGGACCACttgctcccccaatgaataaccttcatcacttgcaacccttgcagtttctcTGAGGGGCCGGAATGTCAGGACCGCCGCAGTCCTGTCTTCCCAGAAACGTTTCACTCCGATGGATTCTTTCTTCGATGGAAAGTTAATTCAGGTCGGGAACACTAAATCCCCACTCCCTGCCtcgcagaatatgaattctttcttgcctcggagggtcttgttGACCACAGTTTTTGGGCAacctggtgctaagaagaaggactttgtcccaattcgatCTCCAGTTTCGTAGAAGTCCCGAGTTGGTTTCGACTTTGGAACGTaaccttacttggttctgcctttcttcatttgccagataccctggtaatcaaggttctactcagggcactgccttgtccttggacaatggccaagaattttgggtctatcatttcaactcgaccttgcccaagccagcccacctcaactctctagctaagaagtcctaggcttctgCAAGAAGATtaaactgctgatgcctggacaaatGATGTTTATCGAGTCTCTGAGCTAATACTGTCGGTGatctgggaatggattccttcaggagaagcaTTCATTtccccttaggtctcggcaattctttccatcgctCTCCCAgttcccgattcgggaaatgccagccggctaggaGCTAATTGTCTCGTTCCTGTCATCTGCAGAAGCTTCCCATGgtcgaaaatggaagtctgcttccttttgcCTGCTCTTTTCCTCttcgaggtatgaggaaagagttaggctaatgcttgattagaACCTTTcgaatatgccttcatatttcctcaaatcttgtgtctactcacagattcacaggttgaggAATAGGCGACACTGGTAAAGACCTTGGTTCGAATTTGTGCgacgagatgattagtaccttccgtCCCgccctgggctcagggcagccttttggccattcaagaatccaggatgggttttGTTGGgtactcactggtttcattgaacaataaaaccacagtagtgacttttgtttccacaaacaggaggcaatcgttttttccctgttttatctcgacatttgaaggtactcgagtgttgttctattgcacactagacagctcaattaaccagatgcatccctggtggggatgtattggtaggcaagcctggcctcgggtttgagtgatcgacagaacatgctgctcactctttttcacgaagactcatacagagactgctggactggaGAAATCCTCACTGGCCCTTCTCTGTTGcctcctgcacacaagtcagtagtgttttctcgcctccctcataccagaccaggggccgcttctgctgaggcatgctgtctttggTGAAAACTCGACATCAATCGCAGCCCGTATTTGTCCTGAGCTGGGccaggggttcacaaacattgcctcacccgagttacagacaaatacttaaagacttccTCCTTCCGAACTGATTGCCGagggcatcgagaagaattccgctgaCTCCATctctcctgtgcagctacacaagaagcggttcttgaggcagtacatccctgtgggtTCAGGATCAGAGACTCTTCCAGCTTtcccttgcaagcacaggcttttcGCTGAGCGCAatagatatagctggatatcccttgaagtcctctgcaacactgtcccaggacTGGATCCgctcgctggtggtgtcgttgaaACGGGAAACTTCTCCCGGTCAGAGTCGcttgtcaagtctggacttcgCTCTTCCTCACGAGGGCTGCTTCttcctttcagttttgaagaatgtaggcctCAGACCTAGTCTTTTATCTGAAGCAGCCTTCACTCTCTTaggtcgagagttagctacggacgagaagcttcttcagtcatgctgtcccaggaatACTGGTGGCATGCCTGCTTAGGGTTCCTGTCCGCGTTTCCGCACTCGCCtacgagtcgtcggatagagatatgccctcttaggtccatctctcatgttaccctggccttggcgagaagatggaagaacagggtgggatcatccttctcggatgtcgagGTGGacccaaatccattggcatcgactgttggGTTCGGTGTCCTTCTGTTCCTCCTCTCTGACTTTGtacgatgatccagatcattcgctACTTTGTCCCATTGGGAGCTGTACTTCAAAGGTTAcgattcctaacctggatgtcgccAACGCTGGGCCAGTACTActtctcccaaggaagaagtgtctatgGGCACATTtccttcctcctgacttcgtgaagcttatcaaggaggtacttggcagctgatgacacAACGATACGTACCTTTTCACCCGAGAgcctcacaaagtcgatggcttctGGTCCATCCTCGCATTCGAAGAATATGTCAgtaccacaggagctgaaggcggtgtgtgtggtcccaacagactactccttcacctccttctacctctgggatgttgcacaagtccttggacacttttccttgggtcctgtggtggctgctcaacaagttgtgtagcttatccagcccTTAATCGACAGGATTGTAccgcctatgttgtacggctgtGATGGCGAGAATGGAGGCTGAGCAGACTGGccccttctttctccccatcccggctctcttcccacgggcagtgAGCGAAATGCCGCATAAGCTGGACCGGGCGACGAGAGGCAGATAAGCGCATAACAGGAGCTCCCGCTTCTATTTCCGTAAGGTTAATAGAAGtaaaccccactccttcctcttgcaagggagtgaaggagaccatgactatgagacaacccaatgcttgtatttgccttattgtcatccgggacgccaaattcttcctagcctactttgcatgaactgacgctTTCCTCTTCATGCAAAGGGGActtccagaagtctgacaactgatcctgcgtttacAACCCGATCTTTGTCAGAGGTAGTTTTTCCTTCCTCGCCTCACGCCAATTGCgaaggaagacaaggtggtgaactccacagttcagagagactttctcgATTCCTCCCTCCACAAGTGAGtcccaatgtaaaggacctagggtttgtatattgtgtcggaataGTCATCAATGCAGTacctgtatttttcctaactatacaaaacccGAGGTCCTTTGGCACataattatgcccacctcatgccaatTCCCTCATCTGTACTCTGGCCGAAAGGCAACTGAATGTTTACATCGGGCAGgcggtatccccgcctacctgaggTAGTTACTGCtcaaccaccttgttcaagagtttaacggccgctTCAGCccacgcctgaaagtatctcctaatgtaaaggacctcgggtttgtatagttaggaaaaatacaatttactttaaaaattgttatgttTGTCCATTTTTTATGGGGTGTACCCTTTCGATAACTgatacctcatcccctgcccttccaccttaaatgtggaatcagcttttacagtgttttggtaaggcattataatgaaaatgacatttttatgataaaatgaagtttcattatacttaccaaaacactgtaacttaAAGGCCTCCTCCCCCCCGCAGCGGGAGGCGTTAATTCAGGCTATCACTTATTATGTATGCCGAGATTGAAAATGAAGCTGGTCACTGGGCGGGTCTCCTTCTATTTCTCCCAAGTGGCgctgggtctcccgccaattatatcagcgttccaaacaaagtttgaaaaaaatatatctcggacgtgtcgaaatttaagagattaaagcttttacagtgttttggtatgtaatgaaacttcattttatcataaaaatgtcacttttcttaggtatacaaaccaaaacCATATTTCATATCTCCCAGCTCAACCAGCCCTCTCTCAACCACCCCTCTTTGTTCATCAGGCCAAAAGAAGGAGTGCTTGTTGATGGGAATTTCCTTGCTCACTCTtcttaaccaccagttaaccTATTTCCAACTTGCACTGAAAGATACTCCTTCATAAAAAGCTCTGGTTTGTATGGCTCTGAAAAAAATTAGTCCAATATGAGGAAATGTAGCAGCACCTACCTTCCAAGACTGTCAGCAGTGTTGCTGGTCTTAATAGCTACTCATGTATTGTATTTGAAGTAACAATTGGTGAAActaatttgaaaactttcatttCTCGTGAAATTACTACTGAATTCACccttactattttttcttcttattgtctAAGGCATCTGTGGATAATATTGTGTTATGTATAACTGGATCATATATAATTAAGCATTTACTTTATACTGTACCCTTAATGCTGTTACCCCACAAAATCCTTATGCTGGTCTCTTGCATTTTCTATTCTTGGGCTTTGATTTGTTAATAAGGATATGTTCATAAGTAATACTGTAATGTTCAGCTAAGAAGGTTTACAGATGTGAGAGGGAGGGAGTCAATATTAACTGTTAACTGATGTTGCATTGTTGCCTCAGGAATGTTTTGATGCTGTGTTGGACAACATTTGGTTAGATTGTATTAATATTTGGATAGTACTGTCAAATGCACACCTTGTTATTTGGCCTGAGACCTTTAGAGGAacctgaattaaatttattttgcttcagttttgGCATTATGTTTCCTAACTGTGTTGCAttctttgatttcagattctcccTCAGAAGAACCTTCCTTCCTTTGTCAGTTGTGAGCAGCATCAAGATTTTGGGAATGCTTGTGTTTAATGGTACTACATGTAATATTACCAGTAGCAGCTCTTAAGTGCAAGAATTACTATTGTACTCCTTCTTTacaaattacaacaacaacaagtaaaGTCTGTTCTGAATATTAGATTCATACATCAGCAATGAAATCTTGTTGCAGTCcttcaaaatacagtacttaatttataacatttattggatgatcatttgtaaacaattttgtgATAAGAATTGTCAATTGAACAAATTGTTATTATAGAACAGGATAGGGCAAAAGGCTAAaatgaatccagaacattctttagaattacctttgaaaagtgaaactgaagttGCATTATCACTAGCTTCCATAAAccaagaaaacagcaacatggcTGCCTTTAGCAAAACCAGTGATGGTGAATTTTTGTCTCTGGATCCATTGATGGACATCAAAATAGAGCCAGAGGTATTCTGTGAGTCTAATGAcgattatgaatattcatatgaaatgaattcagtagtgaatgaaaaagatccactaacttgcaaaaaggaagtaaaacaagaaagaaggaatagtcacaatggagagaagcctttcagatccactgactgtgagaaagcatttaacaagaaaattaatcttacAAGTCATATCACAAATCCTATCAGAGAGAAAACATTCATATGCAATgagtgtgggaaagcattttcccagaaacaacGTCTTTCAGatcatatgagaatccatactggagagaagccattcatatgcaaggaatgtgggaaagcatttgccgagaaaccaaatcttacacgTCATAcgagaatgcatactggagagaagccatttatgtgcaaggaatgtgggaaagcattttcccagaaaccagatCTTACAtgtcatatgagaatgcatactggagagaagccattcatgtgcaaggaatgtgggaaagcattttccaggaaaccacatcttacagttcatatgagaatgcatactggagagaagccattcgtgtgcaaggaatgtgggaaagcattttcccagaaactagatcttacacgtcatatgagaatgcatactggagagaagccattcatgtgcaaggaatgtgggaaagcattttcccagaaactaaatcttacacgtcatatgagaatgcatactggagagaagccattcatatgcaaggaatgtgggaaagcattttcccagaaactaaatcttacacgtcatatgagaatgcatactggagagaagccattcatgtgcaaggaatgtgggaaagcattttcccagacaCAACATCTTTCAGgtcatatgagaatccatactagagagaagccattcatatgcaaggaatgtgggaaagcattttcccagaaactacatcttacacgtcatatgagaatgcatactggagagaagccattcatgtgcaaggaatgtgggaaagcattttcccagaaacaacATCTTTCAggtcatatgagaatgcatactggagagaagccattcatatgcaaggaatgtgggaaagcatttgcCGAGAAACCAAGTCTTACacgtcatatgagaatgcatactggagagaagccatatatgtgcaaggaatgtgggaaagcattttccgaGAAACCacatcttacagttcatatgagaatgcatactggagagaagccattcatatgcaaggaatgtgggaaagcatttgcCAATAAACCAAATCTTACacgtcatatgagaatgcatactggagagaagccatttatgtgcaaggaatgtgggaaagcattttccgaGAAACCacatcttacagttcatatgagaatgcatactggagagaagccattcatgtgcaaggaatgtgggaaagcattttcccagaaacaaaATCTTTCAGGTCATATGAGAaagcatactggagagaagccattcatatgcaaggaatgtgggaaagcattttcccagaaactagatcttacacgtcatatgagaatgcatactggagagaagccattcatgtgcaaagaatgtgggaaagcattttcccagaaacaacATCTTTCAggtcatatgagaatgcatactggatagaagccattcatgtgcaaggaatgtgggaaagcattttcccagaaaccacaTCTTACAcatcatatgagaatgcatactggagagaagccattcgtgtgcaaggaatgtgggaaagcattttccatgaaACCAGATCTTACATGTCATatgagttagttagttataaatgatttgtttaaccagacctctgaactcttttagggttcttctcgggctgggaaaagaatgggggaaagagtacataaaaaaaattaagtagttaactaaataaataaataataaaaagggggggaattagaaaaaaacaatcgagaaaaaaaaataaagaaaaaaaaaaggggggagattatattttacttatcaatttaattttgtttaggaagagaatgatattattaattgaaaagttattaccttctgctagaatatcctttattgatttattttgtaaagtctttctttcatgatgccatctgggacagtcaatcaagatgtgtttgattgttactgggatgttacatctttcacaagttattgggtttgaaaatggagttgacatcagatgaccatgtgtgagtctggagtgtcctattctgagtctagttaaaataacctcattgattctttgcttttgggtagaagaatgccatttttttactgttcttaatttgttttagtttgttttgtgggggtatatttgtccaatcattttgccaatccctataaattaagggtttaactgatgctagccagtctgatatgggtgctttcatagtagttggggggattgtacaagccaattttgcagctttatctgctttctcattaccctcaatgcctacatgggctgggatccaacaaatttgaatttgaaggccgtttgtaattaactgatgtatttcccgttgtatattttggacaaggtgattatttgatttaaatgatcctattgcttcaattgcacttcttgagtcgctcaatatgagtgctgaaggaattcctttttttgttataatcttgagagccaattgtatggctgctaattctgctgtaaatactgatgatattagaggaaggcctcTTTGGATAGTTTtgtcacttgaataggctgatgagcccactccaccttcatttttggatccatctgtgtagattatgaagggattacccttccgtcttatgtgttccatggcatgttgatggtacatttctgtgttggacatatatttctttgaaagatatgataaatatgtgcatagttttgccctttttagtgtccatggtgtgaccggatttatttcttgggtaaatttgggtatcatgttatgtaaattcaatagatgattagtttttagtaaatgagttttgatttgggttattatttgtattttgattgagaaatttatttgatgcaggagatgtgcctgcttgaagggataagcctcttcttaaagtaattagatctctgtaatattttagaggcagctggcctgcctctgctaggatagagacagttggagatgagcggaaggctcctgtacatatacgtactccctcgtgatgtaaagcatctagagattttaaagttgtttctgaggcagttgaataaattggacggctgtaatttataactgatagtactgttgcattgtataacattaacattgtgtctcgtcctgcaccccatttggtgtgtgagattttctttaataaagtaagggctttagatcctttggctttgatatatttgacatgatctttccaatttaaatgttggtcaaaaattatacccaaatatttaacactattgcacatgtttatctcttcaatataaagatataacttaatggtttgttgtttcaaccatcttttgtctttgtagaagacaatgccatttgttttatttaccgacaacttgaagcctaatggaattggtccaagtggttatattttttgttgctatattaagtattctttgagcatgtctcaaagaataacttgaataataaattacaaaatcatccacatacaaactattttgtacaccctcaggcaggttcatagtaatgtcatctattgccagggcaaataagatgtagctcaaaacactgccttgggggataccctcctcttgtacgtagcaatttgaatatgtattttctatgcgtacttgaaatgtacacatgtcatatgagaatgcatactggagagaaaccattcatgtgcaaggaatgtgggaaagcattttccaggaaaccagATCTTACAtgtcatatgagaatgcatactggagagaagccattcatgtgcaaggaatgtgggaaagcattttcccagaaaccataTCTTGCAGTTCATATGAGagtgcatactggagagaagccattcatatgcaaggaatgtgggaaagcattttcccagaaaccagatCTTACATGCCATATGAGagtgcatactggagagaagccattcatgtgcaatgagtgtgggaaagcattttccctgAAACCAAATCTTACATGTCATATGCGAATGCATATTTGAGAGAAGCCAATCATGCAAGGAATgcgggaaagcattttccaggatACCATTTCTTACATCTTACATATATGAGAATCCATATTGGAGAGAAGTCATTCTTCTGCAATgagtgtgggaaagcattttaCAAGAAATCACATCGTACAGCTCATATGAGaattcacactggagagaagctATTCATATGTAAGGAGTGTGGGAAATCATTTTTCATGACACGTATTTTTATGTAATACATATGGTGGCTTCTAATGAAGACACATGgacgttttctttgtttatttataaaaatatagcaGTGGGGTGCTCGTTGAGATCAGACAACGTCTCCCCTCATGAATTCTCTGCAACTTCTCTCACACATCCTATTTCCCACAAAAGCCAAGCACACTGGGTAACCAAGTATATGGTTTTCCCAACTATCTTAAAAGATAAGAGCAACAATACATTTTATACTTAAGATGATACTAAAGTCACTGGAACATGATAGAAATTATacgttaaaattatttatttcccgAAGTCATAAAAATATGTGGTAACATCATCCCACATATGTGTTTTCCTATCACGAGGACAGGTAATACCGTAACTATGGGAGCTTTGCATACCACAGGTCTTTGACCAAAAGCCGCTTACCTTTTCCCACGTCTTGAATTTGTCAACAGAATTCTTTCAATTAAGCTCAGTTTCCATAAACATCTCCAGATCAGTCACTGAGCGAGCGGACGGTGTGACTGCATACCTGAGTGGTATGATGAAGGATTGTTTACCCTTCTCAATCCTTGTAGAAAAAGCCGCACATCCTGAATTCGTCATCAGAATTCCTTCAATGTTTCAGACtctaattatgtacagtatatccattGAAAATTGTTAATATGCCCCATATCAT
This window contains:
- the LOC136838043 gene encoding zinc finger protein 569-like produces the protein MNPEHSLELPLKSETEVALSLASINQENSNMAAFSKTSDGEFLSLDPLMDIKIEPEVFCESNDDYEYSYEMNSVVNEKDPLTCKKEVKQERRNSHNGEKPFRSTDCEKAFNKKINLTSHITNPIREKTFICNECGKAFSQKQRLSDHMRIHTGEKPFICKECGKAFAEKPNLTRHTRMHTGEKPFMCKECGKAFSQKPDLTCHMRMHTGEKPFMCKECGKAFSRKPHLTVHMRMHTGEKPFVCKECGKAFSQKLDLTRHMRMHTGEKPFMCKECGKAFSQKLNLTRHMRMHTGEKPFICKECGKAFSQKLNLTRHMRMHTGEKPFMCKECGKAFSQTQHLSGHMRIHTREKPFICKECGKAFSQKLHLTRHMRMHTGEKPFMCKECGKAFSQKQHLSGHMRMHTGEKPFICKECGKAFAEKPSLTRHMRMHTGEKPYMCKECGKAFSEKPHLTVHMRMHTGEKPFICKECGKAFANKPNLTRHMRMHTGEKPFMCKECGKAFSEKPHLTVHMRMHTGEKPFMCKECGKAFSQKQNLSGHMRKHTGEKPFICKECGKAFSQKLDLTRHMRMHTGEKPFMCKECGKAFSQKQHLSGHMRMHTG
- the LOC136838056 gene encoding oocyte zinc finger protein XlCOF20-like, translated to MHTGEKPFMCKECGKAFSRKPDLTCHMRMHTGEKPFMCKECGKAFSQKPYLAVHMRVHTGEKPFICKECGKAFSQKPDLTCHMRVHTGEKPFMCNECGKAFSLKPNLTCHMRMHI